In Mycteria americana isolate JAX WOST 10 ecotype Jacksonville Zoo and Gardens chromosome 5, USCA_MyAme_1.0, whole genome shotgun sequence, one DNA window encodes the following:
- the CABP4 gene encoding calcium-binding protein 4 → MPRTRGDKGVPKDAEAPGKGKGGEVGEKTPKIPEDGGPPGTKSPGSESRHSSHGQKNSKKGPGDPHAAATKTYSPFLNTVFGKERELSPEELDELLDAFKEFDTDQDGYISYKDLGACMRTLGYMPTEMELIEISQHIKMRMGGRVDFEDFVQMMGPKLREETAHMVGVRELKIAFREFDVNGDGEISSAEMREAIAALLGEQLKAQEVDEILQDVDLNGDGRVDFDEFVMMLSSR, encoded by the exons atgCCACGCACCcggggggacaagggggtccccaaggacGCGGAGGCCCCAGgcaaggggaaagggggggaggtGGGCgagaaaacccccaaaatccccgAGGACGGTGGCCCCCCGGGCACCAAGAGCCCTGGCTCCGAGTCCCGGCACAGCAGCCACGGGCAGAAGAACAGCAAGAagggccccggggacccccacgCTGCCGCCACCAAGACCTACTCCCCCTTCCTCAACACCGTCTTCGGCAAg GAGCGGGAGCTGTCACCAGAGGAGCTGGACG agctgctggacGCCTTCAAGGAGTTCGACACGGACCAGGACGGGTACATCAGCTACAAGGACCTGGGCGCCTGCATGCGCACCCTGGGGTACATGCCCACCGAGATGGAGCTCATCGAGATCTCCCAGCACATCAAGATGAGGA TGGGCGGCCGCGTGGACTTCGAGGACTTTGTGCAGATGATGGGGCCGAAGCTGCGGGAGGAGACGGCTCACATGGTGGGCGTGAGGGAGCTGAAGATTGCCTTCCGTGAG TTCGACGTGAACGGGGACGGGGAGATCAGCAGCGCCGAGATGCGGGAGGCCATCGCGGCGCTGCTGGGGGAGCAGCTGAAGGCGCAGGAGGTGGACGAGATCCTGCAGGACGTCGACCTCAACGGCGACGGGCGCGTGGACTTCGACG AGTTCGTTATGATGCTGTCATCCCGGTAA
- the GPR152 gene encoding putative G-protein coupled receptor 152: MELSNATLPPTRFPPPPSTLLWDGRLLVACAALGLPANAFTLWLTGWRLRCRGLATFILSLAASDFLFLANSVLQIWSVAHGHQWMLGTHLCRLHQFLYGWGYYSGLFLLAAISLDRCLLVAAPLWYRCRRPARLPAALCTGAWLVAGGCSVPDAALSAASEPLPGLTVCRSERGSWEVPMRWLEVVVEGLLPFGVVVACHGAALVLARCRRGRGGRPPARFQRIVAATLSAYVVLHLPFQVTQLLQLVAPEPPGHLLYLLGLAFNLSSCLNPCLYLLLSSRACHRLARLPRLALRPVPLPPTAITPMPPATVTPLPPTAITSVPPTAITPVPHATVTPVPPTAISPVPPTAITSVPLTTVTPVPPATVTRPPTPLGSPPPPPPRCQVLLPLEGWPPRWQLPPHPHCLTGCCPPKSWTIPPAPPDVVGPGAAPGIKHYPLHPQSPCGVGSSPLPVGHELLPPQLWNIVPPIFWGLLPPPCPPPLQCRVKNYIFTPNKGLYKKGAG, translated from the exons ATGGAGCTGTCGAACGCCACGTTGCCCCCCACCCGGTTcccgccgccccccagcaccctgctgtgGGACGGGCGGCTGCTGGTGGCCTgcgcggcgctggggctgcccgcCAATGCCTTCACCCTCTGGCTGACGGGCTGGCGGCTACGGTGCCGAGGACTGGCCACCTTCATCCTCAGCCTGGCCGCCTCCGACTTCCTCTTCCTCGCCAACTCGGTCCTGCAGATCTGGTCGGTGGCCCACGGTCACCAGTGGATGCTGGGCACCCACCTGTGCCGCCTCCACCAGTTTCTCTACGGCTGGGGCTACTACAGCGGGCTCTTCTTGCTGGCGGCCATCAGCCTGGACCGTTGCTTGCTGGTGGCCGCCCCGCTCTGGTACCGGTGCCGGCGGCCTGCCCGTTTACCGGCGGCATTGTGCACGGGTGCCTGGCTGGTGGCGGGCGGCTGCAGCGTGCCGGACGCGGCGCTGTCGGCGGCGTCCGAGCCGCTGCCCGGGTTGACGGTGTGCCGGAGCGAgagggggagctgggaggtgCCGATGCGTtggctggaggtggtggtggaggggctgCTGCCCTTCGGCGTGGTGGTGGCTTGCCACGGGGCCGCCCTGGTGCTGGCCCGGTGCCGGCGCGGCCgaggcggccgcccgcccgcccgttTCCAGCGCATCGTGGCGGCCACGCTGAGCGCCTACGTGGTGCTGCATCTGCCCTTCCAGGTgacccagctgctgcagctggtggccccagagccccccggccACCTCCTCTACCTGCTGGGGCTGGCCTTCAACCTCAGCAGCTGCCTCAACCCCTGCCTGTACCTGCTGCTCAGCTCCCGCGCCTGCCACCGCCTCGCCCGCCTGCCACGCCTGGCCCTCAGACCTGTGCCAC TGCCACCCACTGCCATCACCCCCATGCCACCTGCCACTGTCACCCCTCTGCCACCCACTGCCATCACCTCTGTGCCACCCACTGCCATCACCCCTGTGCCACATGCCACCGTCACCCCAGTGCCACCCACTGCCATCAGCCCAGTGCCACCCACTGCCATCACCTCTGTGCCACTCACCACCGTCACCCCTGTGCCACCCGCCACCGTCACCC gccctcccacccccctggggtcaccccccccccccccgccccgctgccagGTCCTTCTCCCGTTGGAGGGCTGGCCGCCCCGCTGGCagctcccccctcacccccattGCCTTactgggtgctgcccccccaaaTCGTGGACCATTCCGCCCGCCCCCCCCGATGTCgtcgggccgggggctgctcctgGGATCAAACActaccccctgcacccccagtcCCCGTGTGGGGTGGGGTCTTCCCCCCTTCCTGTGGGGCACGAGCTGCTCCCCCCCCAACTGTGGAATATTGTCCCCCCTATATTTTGGGGgcttcttccccctccttgccccccccccTTACAGTGCAGGGTCAAAAACTATATTTTCACTCCAAATAAAGGACTTTATAAGAAAGGTGCTGGGTga
- the CORO1B gene encoding coronin-1B, translating to MSFRKVVRQSKFRHVFGQPVKTEQCYDDIRVSRVTWDSTFCAVNPSFVAIIVEASGGGAFLVLPLHKTGRIDKSYPTVCGHTGPVLDIDWCPHNDYVIASGSEDCTVMVWQIPENGLSQPLTEPVVVLEGHSKRVGIVTWHPTARNVLLSAGCDNVVLIWNVGTAEELYRLEGLHPDLIYSVSWSRDGARFCTACKDKSVRVIDPRRGTVVAEKERAHEGARPMRAIFLADGKIFTTGFSRMSERQLALWDVENLEEPMGLQELDSSNGALLPFYDPDTNVVYVCGKGDSSIRYFEITEEPPYIHFLNTFTSKEPQRGMGWMPKRGLDVSKCEIARFYKLHERKCEPIIMTVPRKSDLFQDDLYPDTAGPEAAMEAEEWVAGQTAGPVLVSLRQAYVPSKQRELKVSRRTLLHESCPPAAGPTTPPPTPPAAPAPARLSAPPALGTAPSAGGGRLEEVLQEVAALRALVAEQGQRIARLEEQLSRLENGHV from the exons ATGTCGTTTCGGAAGGTGGTGCGGCAGAGCAAGTTCCGGCACGTTTTCGGGCAGCCGGTGAAGACGGAGCAGTGCTACGATGACATCCGCGTCTCCCGCGTCACTTGGGACAGCACCTTCTGCGCCGTCAACCCTTCCTTCGTCGCCATCATCGTGGAggccagcggcggcggcgccttcCTCGTCCTGCCCCTGCACAAG ACCGGGCGCATCGACAAGTCGTACCCCACGGTGTGCGGGCACACGGGCCCCGTCCTCGACATCGACTGGTGTCCCCACAACGACTACGTCATCGCCAGCGGCTCGGAGGACTGCACCGTCATg gTCTGGCAGATCCCCGAGAACGGGCTCAGCCAGCCGCTGacggagccggtggtggtgctggaggGGCACTCGAAGCGCGTGGGCATCGTCACCTGGCACCCCACCGCCCGCAACGTCCTGCTCAGCGCAG GGTGCGACAACGTGGTGCTGATCTGGAATGTGGGGACGGCGGAGGAGCTGTACCGCCTGGAGGGGCTGCACCCCGACCTCATCTACAGCGTCAGCTGGAGCCGCGATGGCGCCCGCTTCTGCACCGCCTGCAAGGACAAGAGCGTCCGCGTCATCGACCCCCGCCGCGGCACCGTGGTGGCC GAGAAGGAGCGGGCGCATGAGGGGGCTCGGCCCATGCGGGCCATCTTTTTGGCCGACGGCAAGATCTTCACCACCGGCTTCAGCCGCATGAGCGAGCGGCAGCTGGCGCTGTGGGACGTG GAGAACCTGGAGGAGCCcatggggctgcaggagctggactCCAGCAACGGGGCTCTGCTGCCTTTCTACGACCCCGACACCAACGTGGTCTACGTCTGCGGCAAG GGCGACTCGAGCATCCGGTACTTCGAGATCACGGAGGAGCCACCCTACATCCACTTCCTCAACACCTTCACCAGTAAGGAGCCCCAGCGGGGCATGGGCTGGATGCCCAAGCGCGGGCTGGACGTCAGCAAGTGCGAGATCGCCAG gtTCTACAAGCTGCACGAGCGCAAGTGCGAGCCCATCATCATGACGGTGCCGAGGAAG TCTGACCTGTTCCAGGACGACCTGTACCCCGACACGGCGGGCCCCGAGGCGGCCATGGAGGCGGAGGAGTGGGTGGCGGGGCAGACGGCGGGGCCGGTGCTGGTGTCCCTGCGCCAGGCCTACGTCCCCAGCAAGCAGCGGGAGCTCAAGGTCAGCCGCCGCACCCTCCTCCACGAGAgctgcccccccgccgccggccccaccacgccgccccccacgccccccgccgcgcccgcccccgcccgcctcagtgcccccccggccctgggcacTGCCCCCTCTGCG GGGGGCGGGCggctggaggaggtgctgcaggaggtggcGGCGCTGCGGGCGCTGGTGGCGGAGCAGGGCCAGCGCATCGCCCGCCTGGAGGAGCAGCTCAGCCGCCTCGAGAACGGCCACGTCTAG